CTCCGATACGCTTCGTAAGTAATTTGCCGGTGTGGAGAGGATGTAAAACTCGGGGTTCCCTTCTAAAAAATAGAGGCATTTTCCTTCTATGAGTCCATGGACACCCTTATCTAACGAGGTTTCTTGGTCAAAACCGAGGGTTGTAAAAAGCTCGTCCAGTTCTTTGTCTTCTACACTTCTGCTCAATGGTGTAATAACGTTTCGCTCTATAAGTTCAGCATCTGCTACGGATTCGAGATACAGAAGTATTCCGGAAGTTCCTTTAAAAGCTTGAGTTCTAGTTTTTAGATCACTCGTTTGAAACAGGGCGTTTTGGATGTACTGCATATTTTGATTTATAGAGGAAAATGATACAGCGGTTTGAGTATTCATAATTAGATCGCTCGCCTTCCGATGATTAATACCCAATAAATTCCCCTGAACATTTGAAAATTATTCCGAGAACAGGTCATATTATCCTGGGACATCCCTTTGTGTGTTGTAGGGCACTACGAGCCTGAACGAATGAGCGAGTTTGAAGTAACTAATGAAGATACATTGGTTACAAAACCAAGTAAGCCACCCAAGGATGATGATTCATCGGGTGGCCTCTCCATGGATATAGTAAGTGTGGAACACAAACTCTTATTGCTTCCTCACTGGATAACATATCTCTGTTACCCACTGGTCGGGGTTGGCTTCTGTGCCAGGTCCGACATGATAAATGGTAGACATAGGCCCGTTCATTTCATATTGATTGCCCGAGATCCAAGCTGCAATCACCTCATTCGCAGCTCCCAATTGATCGTAGTTTCCCTCAATGATTGTAGAAGTCACGAGCAATTGAGGAACATGCTTGAAACGGACATGTTCCGTGTCCTGATACTTGCCAGTGACAGAAATCTGAATCTCAACGTCAACATCAGCTTCCTTATAACCTTCATCGTGAAAGACCGCAAGGCTCATGCAAGGTTCTGCAAATTGCAGTTTTTGTGCTGCCGTTTCTTCCATCAGTTGGTTCCATAAGAGCCCTTCTTGATTGTACGAAGGTATGATTTGACGAAGGCTCGCTACATATCTTGAACTAATCTCTTTTAGGGTGACATTATATTTCATAGGTAAACAGTCCTTTCCAAGTTGTTGGATAGTTGTTTGAAGCAGTGAGAGCTTGTTCTGTAACAATTGCTCTTGTTCTTTCATTTGTGCGTGTTGAATCATGAGATGCTTTCGCAAACTCTCCTCATCGCCGTATTCCTTCAGAATTTGCCCGATTAACGTAAGACTAAAGCCCATATCCTTTAAGGAGTTGATTCGGTTCGCAAGCGAGAGCTGCCCTGGCTTGTAATAACGATAGCCCGTCATTTCATCAACGTATTCGGGAACAAGTAAACCTAAATCATTGTAGTGTCGCAGCATCCGTATACTGATCCTGGACAGCTTGGAGAAATCACCTATTCGAAACATTGTTATCTTCCTTTCACCGCGGTGTTATTGAGCTCATCTTGAGTATGGGGTATACCATAGTGGTAGAGTCAATAACGATGAACATCTTTTTTTAAGCCTGATTATTGAGGGAAACTCGGCATCGCATGTAACCTATGAAAATTATTGATTCATCGCTATGCTGAAACCTTACTTGACGAAAGGTAGCATGTCTAAGAAGTATAAAAAAACACAATCCCATAACAGTAAAACTGCTGTAAGATTGTGCTCTGTTATGAAAAATATTAGGTCATTTGATGGAAAGAGGAATCTCTTTCACACCCCGAACAATCATGCCGGGTCTCCATTCGAGTTCTTGAATGTCACTACGGAGTTCGATATTCGGAAATCGCCGCAATAGCGTGTTTATTGCAATTTCACCTTCCAGACGGGCGAGCGGGGCGCCAAGGCATAGGTGAATGCCTTTACCGAATGCCAGATGCTTGCTTTTATTCCTTGTAATATCAAAAATATCAGGATCGTTAAATTGTTCTGGGTCGCGGTTGGCGGAATCCAATGCTACGATGACCAGATCACCTCTTTTCATCATCTGGCCTCTAAATTCAAAATCTTCAGTTGCCCAGCGGGATGTACTGAATTCGACAGGGCCGTTGTAACGGAGCATCTCCTCAATCGCGCCATGAATAAGGTCTGGTTGTTCTTGCAGTAATTTGCGTTGTTCTGGATGCTCCAGAAGTGCAAGCACACCATTGCCGATCAGATTGACCGTCGTTTCATGGCCGGCAATGATCATCAAGGTGACGACACCGTACAACTCCTCTTCTGATAAGCGGTCTCCTTGTTCTTCGGAAATAATCAACTGACTGATCATGTCGTCTCCGGGATTTTCGCGGACATTTGCAAACCATTCTCCCAGATACTGAACGAATTCGTTCATATGTTGATTCACTTCTTCTCCAGTTTCCTGATTGGAAGCTCCGATAATGGAGTTGGACCAGATCCGGAATTTATCCCGATCCTCGAGAGGAACCCCGAGTAATTCACTGATCACGATAATCGGTAGGAGGAAGGCATAATCATCGATAAGATTCATGCTGTCTTGTGAGGACACAGCGTCAAGAAGTTCATCAGCAATGTCTTGAATATGGTCTCTCATTCCGGCAATGATTTGCGGAGTAAACCCTTTTTGTACAAGTCCACGAAGTCTTTTGTGATCTGGTGGGTCAGAGAATAGCATATTACTTGTAAAAACGCTTGCATATTCGTTACCGTATATTTTCGTTATGTCTTTGATAAATCTAGGATCCTTTAAGACCGCTACTGCATCTTCATAACTGCTGACAAGCCAGCCGTAAGAACCGTCCGGAAACATCAAATTAAGCAGGGGATCGCTTTTCCTTAATTTTTCGTATACCGGGTATGGGTTCTGGGTGAATTCATTCGTAAACAGATTTTTCGGGGATTCGCTAGCGGTCATTGAAATGGTCTCCTCTCGAAAAAAAAGATTTGATCTAATTATACGACAGAAAAACATGAAGTATGAAATGTTCAATAATCGAACTGTCTAAATCAATCGATTAATTCCAATACATCGCAAAGCTCAACCAATTGTTGAACGCCTCGAAACTGCTGGCGATTACGCTGGTTAATGCTTATCAGAGCATCTTCAGTAACTTTTTTTGCTTTTTCGATGCTGTGATGTTCCACAGCCTGAACAATCTCCTTCATATTTTCCAAAAAGTAAACCGTTCTTCGCAATGTACGAATGAGTAGGATTTGCCGAATGTGCATGGATGTGAAAATCCGGTATCCATTCTCGGGGTCTCGCAATGGCGAGATCAGTCCTTCCTTTTCCCAATGCCTGATGGCTGAATCCTGTACATCGGTCAGGGCTGCGACTTCGCCAATGGTCATATGACTTTTCAGTTTTTTATTTGGGATGAGAGGTAGCTCCGGGTCCTGAAGTAGCGCAAGCGTCTGATCCGCAACCATTTTTTCATGCTGAAGTTTGGCTTGCTCATGATTAACGATCCAAAAGGCTTTATCCACTTCAGCGTTTTGTATATGCCGAAGCACATCACATGTGATGCCTACACCGAATCCAGGAAACAAGGCTCGAAGGCAGCGAAAGTAAGCTAAATGTACTTTTGTATACAGACGGTAGCCATTTTCTGCACGAGCGGGTTTCGGGATGACTCCCCAATCCTCGTAATGTCGCAAAGCGCTCGTACTGATGTTAAGTTCTTTGGCAATCTCAATCGGTTTGTAATAGCGCATCTCGGGCACTCCTCTTAACCGTAGTAGGTTCCAGGTTACCACTATACCAAATGCGTTCCACACAGACAAACATTAAATAAAAACCCTAAAGTGCATAGACATACTTTGCATCTTATAGAGCTTCTATTCTAAGTATCGTGGAGCAACACCTTCTCACTTGCATCAATGTTATAAAATGATTGTGAAGGTCTTGATTTCACTCCCAATAGAGGAATAGGTGATTGAATGAACATTTCGCATGAGACTCCTAACAGCAATGAGTATATAAAATTGAGAAAAGCTGTAGGGCTTGGTTCCATGGATAACTCCGTGGCCGATGTCGCACTAAAGAATTCGTTGTTTCGGTAATTGTACGAGGAGAGGACTCTAGGCTTAATGCAATGGGCAGAATCATTGGTGATGGAGCTTGTTATTTTCAAATTGTAGATATCGCAGTTCATCCCTCGTATCAAGAACAGGGATTAGAGGAAATGATCATCAAAGAGTTATTAGCTTATTTGGCTAACAAAGCCTCAAAGGATGCTGACATACTAGTGATTGCAGATGTGGCGAAAATTAAAATGTATCAAAGACTGGGCTTTAAGCTCATCTATCCTGAATTTTATGGCATGTCCATCAAGATGTAAAACATTCTAAAAAAACATTAAAGTTTCATGACGGATATCAAG
Above is a window of Paenibacillus uliginis N3/975 DNA encoding:
- a CDS encoding MerR family transcriptional regulator, which encodes MFRIGDFSKLSRISIRMLRHYNDLGLLVPEYVDEMTGYRYYKPGQLSLANRINSLKDMGFSLTLIGQILKEYGDEESLRKHLMIQHAQMKEQEQLLQNKLSLLQTTIQQLGKDCLPMKYNVTLKEISSRYVASLRQIIPSYNQEGLLWNQLMEETAAQKLQFAEPCMSLAVFHDEGYKEADVDVEIQISVTGKYQDTEHVRFKHVPQLLVTSTIIEGNYDQLGAANEVIAAWISGNQYEMNGPMSTIYHVGPGTEANPDQWVTEICYPVRKQ
- a CDS encoding cytochrome P450 family protein, giving the protein MTASESPKNLFTNEFTQNPYPVYEKLRKSDPLLNLMFPDGSYGWLVSSYEDAVAVLKDPRFIKDITKIYGNEYASVFTSNMLFSDPPDHKRLRGLVQKGFTPQIIAGMRDHIQDIADELLDAVSSQDSMNLIDDYAFLLPIIVISELLGVPLEDRDKFRIWSNSIIGASNQETGEEVNQHMNEFVQYLGEWFANVRENPGDDMISQLIISEEQGDRLSEEELYGVVTLMIIAGHETTVNLIGNGVLALLEHPEQRKLLQEQPDLIHGAIEEMLRYNGPVEFSTSRWATEDFEFRGQMMKRGDLVIVALDSANRDPEQFNDPDIFDITRNKSKHLAFGKGIHLCLGAPLARLEGEIAINTLLRRFPNIELRSDIQELEWRPGMIVRGVKEIPLSIK
- a CDS encoding TioE family transcriptional regulator; translation: MRYYKPIEIAKELNISTSALRHYEDWGVIPKPARAENGYRLYTKVHLAYFRCLRALFPGFGVGITCDVLRHIQNAEVDKAFWIVNHEQAKLQHEKMVADQTLALLQDPELPLIPNKKLKSHMTIGEVAALTDVQDSAIRHWEKEGLISPLRDPENGYRIFTSMHIRQILLIRTLRRTVYFLENMKEIVQAVEHHSIEKAKKVTEDALISINQRNRQQFRGVQQLVELCDVLELID
- a CDS encoding GNAT family N-acetyltransferase, with the translated sequence MGRIIGDGACYFQIVDIAVHPSYQEQGLEEMIIKELLAYLANKASKDADILVIADVAKIKMYQRLGFKLIYPEFYGMSIKM